The following proteins are encoded in a genomic region of Salvelinus namaycush isolate Seneca chromosome 12, SaNama_1.0, whole genome shotgun sequence:
- the LOC120057135 gene encoding zinc finger protein 711-like produces MDHGGGVLNFQMQDSKMPHTMIMQDFVAGMAHIDGDHIVVSVPEAVLVSDVVTDEEGIMFEHDLGSEVVEGPDICCSDEPDGIIMTESVLGAEVAIEDVLDSDHHHHVLTTDLIEESDRVPDQVFEIVTEEVMVSNCNSETYVEEQEEIEDSAVTIQEPDNEAGESVSEDYLMISLDDVGEKLDMEDTPLKMGSEVMEDGSKEGDYDSECIKVYIFKAEADDDVDIGGTEIVAESDFHNGHAVLETGGIGKLSREKMVYMAVKDPSQEDSEINCTEMADEVYMEVIVGEEDAPAIQDSLDDSSHNKNFGTVAWAAAYGNSLDSRLENKNNTGTHYLKISDSLSTSRALKQKIKKKKKGETRQCQTAVIIGPDGQPLTVYPCNICGKKFRSRGFLKIHMKNHPDHIFKKKYQCTDCDFTTNKKVNFHNHLEGHKLIVKSDRVSEFTEVTRRYCVESPLSSNKLILRDQEPKLHHCKYCDYETAEQGLLNRHLLAVHSKSFAHVCVECAKGFRHPSELKKHMRTHTGEKPYHCQHCEFCCADQSNLKTHIKSKHGAELPFKCGHCPQAFSDERELQKHMEIFQGHKTHQCPHCEHKSTNSSDLKRHIISVHTKDFPHKCDVCEKGFHRPSELKKHTETHKGARLHQCRHCDFKTPDPFILSRHILSVHTKDLPFKCKRCRRGFRHQLELKKHMKTHSGRKVYQCQYCEYSSSDASGFKRHVISIHTKDYPHRCDYCTKGFRRPSEKSQHIARHHKDVLMSSASSHTLSHIQNNLILTHYRAGKYNYFNVINKG; encoded by the exons ATGGACCACGGTGGAGGGGTCTTGAACTTTCAGATGCAAGACTCAAAGATGCCACACACAATGATAATGCAGGATTTTG TGGCAGGTATGGCCCACATTGACGGTGATCACATTGTGGTTTCTGTGCCAGAGGCGGTGCTGGTGTCAGACGTGGTGACTGACGAGGAGGGAATCATGTTTGAGCATGACCTGGggtcagaggttgtagaggggCCAGACATCTGCTGCAGCGACGAGCCTGACGGCATAATCATGACTGAGTCGGTCCTGGGGGCCGAGGTGGCCATTGAGGACGTGCTGGATTCTGACCACCATCACCATGTGCTGACAACAGATCTCATAGAGGAATCTGATAGGGTTCCTGACCAGGTGTTTGAAATTGTCACTGAGGAGGTCATGGTCTCCAACTGCAACTCAGAGACGTAtgtggaggagcaggaggagattGAAGACTCTGCAGTCACCATCCAGGAGCCGGACAACGAGGCTGGAGAGAGCGTCTCCGAGGACTACCTGATGATCTCCT TGGACGATGTTGGGGAGAAGTTGGACATGGAGGACACACCCCTGAAGATGGGTTCTGAGGTGATGGAGGATGGCTCCAAAGAGGGTGACTACGACTCTGAGTGCATCAAAGTCTACATCTTCAAGGCAGAGGCTGATGATGATGTTGACATAG GTGGCACAGAGATTGTAGCTGAGAGCGACTTCCACAACGGTCACGCAGTGCTGGAGACTGGGGGCATTGGCAAGCTGTCTCGAGAGAAGATGGTCTACATGGCAGTGAAAGACCCGTCCCAGGAGGATTCAGAGATCA ACTGCACTGAGATGGCGGATGAGGTGTACATGGAGGTGATAGTGGGAGAGGAGGATgcccctgccatccaggactcaCTGGATGACTCCAGCCACAATAAGAACTTCGGCACTGTTGCCTGGGCTGCAGCTTATG GTAACAGTCTGGACTCCAGGCTGGAGAACAAGAACAACACAGGGACACATTACCTGAAGATCAGCGACAGCCTGAGTACAAGTAGAGCTCTCAAACAGAAGATCAAGAAAAAGAAAAAGGGAGAGACACGTCAGTGTCAGACAG CTGTGATCATTGGTCCAGAtggccagcctctgactgtgtaCCCCTGCAACATCTGCGGGAAGAAGTTCAGATCGCGAGGCTTTCTGAAGATCCACATGAAGAACCACCCCGATCACATCTTCAAGAAGAAGTACCAGTGCACAGACTGCGATTTCACCACCAACAAGAAGGTAAACTTCCACAACCACCTGGAGGGCCACAAGCTCATAGTGAAGAGTGACCGGGTCTCAGAATTCACTGAGGTCACAAGGCGTTACTGTGTGGAGAGCCCACTCAGCTCCAATAAGCTCATCCTACGTGACCAGGAGCCCAAGCTGCACCACTGTAAGTACTGTGACTATGAGACAGCCGAGCAGGGCCTTCTCAACCGCCACTTGCTGGCTGTCCACAGCAAGAGCTTTGCccatgtgtgtgtggagtgtgctAAAGGTTTCCGCCACCCCTCTGAGCTCAAAAAGCACATGAGGACCCACACGGGTGAGAAGCCCTACCACTGCCAGCACTGTGAGTTCTGCTGTGCCGACCAGTCTAACCTGAAGACCCACATAAAGAGCAAGCATGGAGCGGAGCTGCCGTTCAAGTGTGGCCACTGTCCCCAGGCCTTCTCTGACGAGCGGGAGCTGCAGAAGCACATGGAGATATTCCAGGGCCACAAGACGCACCAGTGTCCGCACTGCGAGCACAAGAGCACCAACTCCAGCGACCTGAAGCGCCACATCATCTCCGTGCACACCAAGGACTTCCCTCACAAGTGTGACGTGTGTGAAAAGGGCTTCCACCGGCCCTCGGAGCTGAAAAAACACACAGAGACTCACAAAGGTGCCAGGCTGCACCAATGCCGCCACTGTGACTTTAAGACCCCAGACCCCTTCATACTCAGTCGCCACATCCTGTCCGTCCACACCAAAGACTTACCCTTCAAGTGCAAGCGCTGCCGACGGGGCTTCAGGCATCAGCTGGAACTGAAGAAGCACATGAAGACCCACAGTGGGCGGAAAGTGTACCAGTGCCAGTACTGTGAGTACAGCTCCTCGGACGCTTCAGGTTTCAAACGGCACGTCATATCCATCCACACCAAGGACTATCCCCACCGCTGTGACTACTGCACTAAAGGCTTCCGTAGGCCCTCTGAAAAGAGCCAGCACATTGCACGGCATCACAAGGATGTTTTAATGTCAAGTGCTTCTTCACACACCCTTTCCCATATTCAGAACAATCTGATTCTCACTCACTATAGAGCAGGGAAATACAATTATTTCAATGTGATAAATAAAGGATGA
- the LOC120057136 gene encoding proline-rich receptor-like protein kinase PERK5 translates to MMLLGQITITFQLHLFFLHPASCVTVDDFEVCTGTAYTCNAEKSKCYCKDKKPFCRCNNYIDKWYIGEKCDFEWTILNFALVSSLPGLALAVIVGVMVQCVHYLRKPAKKQKDRTTSYTNYAMSPTTYYENNQDDMFSNTVFASDMPNRPKPPSVQPTQERFPISNLPNRPYSLQPNGMRPTLDRLSLTNPTSQPYNYATGMTQPLGNPYPKSPSPRNPYEDRAPPPDCYDDQHMRPTQPPPGHNGMMREGMSGYPAPSSPAPLYSAPEYNLSSQFPRAQIGRHY, encoded by the exons ATGATGTTGCTGGGCCAAATCACTATCACGTTTCAGTTACATCTTTTCTTTTTACATCCAGCAAGTTGTGTAACAGTAGATGACTTTGAAGTGTGCACAGGAACTGCATATACATGCAATGCTGAGAAAAGCAAATGCTACTGTAAGGACAAGAAACCTTTCTGTAG GTGTAACAACTACATAGACAAGTGGTACATAGGGGAGAAGTGTGACTTTGAGTGGACCATATTGAACTTTGCCCTGGTATCATCTCTACCAGGACTGGCCCTGGCTGTTATTGTTGGTGTGATGGTCCAGTGTGTCCATTACTTAAGGAAACCAGCAAAGAAACAAAAGGATCGGACAAcgag TTACACAAACTATGCAATGTCACCGACAACATATTATGAAAATAACCAAGATGACATGTTCTCCAACACAGTGTTTGCCTCAGACATGCCG AATCGGCCAAAGCCCCCCAGTGTCCAGCCCACCCAGGAGAGGTTTCCCATATCCAACTTACCCAACCGCCCTTACAG CCTTCAACCAAACGGCATGCGGCCCACTTTAGATAGATTGTCTTTGACCAACCCTACAAGCCAGCCATACAA CTATGCTACAGGTATGACGCAGCCCCTGGGTAACCCCTATCCCAAGTCTCCATCGCCAAGGAACCCGTATGAAGACAGAGCGCCACCTCCAGACTGTTATGACGACCAGCACATGAGACCAACACAGCCCCCACCAGGACACAACGGCATGATG AGAGAAGGCATGTCTGGGTATCCTGCGCCCAGTTCACCTGCTCCCCTCTATTCAGCACCGGAGTACAACCTCAGTTCCCAGTTTCCCAGAGCCCAGATAGGGAGACACTACTGA